Proteins encoded within one genomic window of Oryza brachyantha chromosome 7, ObraRS2, whole genome shotgun sequence:
- the LOC102705450 gene encoding uncharacterized protein LOC102705450: MGRWLKPDVYPLIAAMSFVTGLCTFQLTRNVFMNPDVRVNKNNRQSAVLENATEGERYSQHAFRRFLATQRPEVFPAANRFFAGPATVAKSDPRD, translated from the exons ATGGGCCGTTGGTTGAAGCCAGAT GTTTACCCGCTGATCGCCGCCATGTCGTTCGTGACGGGGCTGTGCACCTTCCAGCTGACAAGGAACGTGTTCATGAACCCTGACGTCAG GGTGAACAAGAACAACCGTCAGAGCGCGGTGCTGGAGAACGCGACGGAGGGGGAGAGGTACAGCCAGCACGCGTTCCGGCGGTTCCTCGCCACGCAGCGGCCGGAGGTCTTCCCGGCGGCCAACCGCTTCTTCGCCGGCCCGGCGACGGTGGCCAAAAGCGACCCTCGCGACTGA
- the LOC102700818 gene encoding uncharacterized protein LOC102700818: MGRWVKPDVYPLIAAMSLVGGMCVFSLTRNVFMNPDVRVNKNNRQSAVPENAEEGEKYSQHAFRRFLGTQRPEVFPAINRFFAGPATAAAAAATTSDRDD, from the exons ATGGGCCGCTGGGTGAAGCCAGAC GTTTACCCGCTGATCGCCGCCATGTCGCTCGTCGGAGGGATGTGCGTCTTCTCGCTGACGAGGAACGTCTTCATGAACCCGGACGTCAG GGTGAACAAGAACAACCGGCAGAGCGCGGTGCCGGAGAAcgcggaggagggggagaagtATAGCCAGCACGCGTTCCGGCGATTCCTCGGCACGCAGCGGCCGGAGGTCTTCCCGGCGATCAACCGCTTCTTCGCcggcccggcgacggcggcggcggcggcagcgacgacgagtgACCGCGACGACTGA
- the LOC102705735 gene encoding UDP-arabinopyranose mutase 3 — protein MAAAPSTTPLLKDELDIVIPTIRNLDFLEMWRPFLQPYHLIIVQDGDPKKTIRVPEGFDYELYNRDDINRILGPKASCISFKDSACRCFGYMVSKKKYIFTIDDDCFVAKDPSGKDINALEQHIKNLLSPSTPFFFNTLYDPYRDGADFVRGYPFSLREGAPTAVSHGLWLNIPDYDAPTQLVKPLERNSRYVDAVLTIPKGTLFPMCGMNLAFDRELIGPAMYFGLMGDGQPIGRYDDMWAGWCTKVITDHLGLGVKTGLPYIWHSKASNPFVNLKKEYNGIFWQEELIPFFQSAALPKEATTVQKCYLELAKQVRAKLGKVDGYFNKLADSMVTWIEAWDELNPPKGAVATTNGPAKSK, from the exons ATGGCAgccgcgccgtcgacgacgccgcTGCTGAAGGACGAGCTGGACATCGTGATCCCGACGATCCGCAACCTGGACTTCCTCGAGATGTGGAGGCCCTTCCTCCAGCCGTACCACCTCATCATCGTGCAGGACGGCGACCCCAAGAAGACGATCCGGGTCCCCGAGGGCTTCGACTACGAGCTCTACAACCGCGACGACATCAACCGCATCCTCGGGCCCAAGGCCTCCTGCATCTCCTTCAAGGACTCCGCCTGCCGCTGCTTCGGCTACATGGTCTCCAAGAAGAAGTACATCTTCACCATCGACGACGACTGCTTC GTTGCGAAGGATCCATCGGGAAAGGACATCAATGCACTTGAGCAGCATATCAAGAACCTTCTGAGCCCTTccactccattttttttcaacactTTGTATGACCCTTACCGTGATGGTGCTGATTTTGTCCGTGGGTACCCCTTCAGCCTTCGTGAGGGTGCCCCAACTGCTGTTTCTCATGGCCTTTGGCTCAACATTCCTGACTATGATGCCCCTACCCAGCTTGTCAAGCCCCTTGAGAGAAACTCTAG GTATGTGGATGCTGTTCTTACAATTCCAAAGGGCACTTTGTTCCCGATGTGTGGAATGAACCTTGCTTTCGACCGTGAGCTCATTGGTCCTGCGATGTACTTCGGTCTTATGGGTGATGGCCAGCCTATTGGTCGTTACGATGATATGTGGGCAGGATGGTGCACCAAG GTGATCACAGATCACTTGGGTCTGGGTGTGAAGACTGGCCTGCCCTACATCTGGCACAGCAAAGCAAGCAACCCGTTTGTGAACCTTAAGAAGGAATACAATGGCATCTTCTGGCAGGAGGAGCTGATCCCCTTCTTCCAGTCTGCAGCCCTCCCAAAGGAGGCCACCACTGTCCAGAAGTGTTACCTTGAGCTGGCCAAGCAAGTGAGGGCGAAGCTCGGCAAGGTAGACGGCTACTTCAACAAGCTCGCCGACTCCATGGTCACATGGATTGAGGCCTGGGATGAGCTGAACCCGCCGAAGGGCGCCGTTGCCACCACAAATGGCCCTGCCAAGAGCAAGTGA
- the LOC102706023 gene encoding MADS-box transcription factor 18 → MGRGPVQLRRIENKINRQVTFSKRRNGLLKKAREISVLCDADVALIVFSTKGKLYEFSSHSSMEGILERYQRYSFDEKAALDPNTEDQENWGDEYGILKSKLDALQKSQRQLLGEQLDTLTTKELQQLEHQLEHSLKHIRSKKNQLLFESISELQKKEKSLKNQNSVLQKLMETEKKKINVAANTHREEQNITTASTSSPTPVAAPESTPTINAGQNQPRGSGESEAQPSPAQASSSKLPPWMLRTVSNT, encoded by the exons ATGGGGCGAGGGCCGGTGCAGCTGCGGCGGATCGAGAACAAGATAAACCGGCAGGTGACCTTCTCGAAGCGGAGGAACGGGCTGCTGAAGAAGGCGCGGGAGATCTCGGTGCTCTGCGACGCCGACGTCGCGCTCATCGTCTTCTCCACCAAGGGGAAGCTCTACGAGTTCTCCAGCCACTCCAG TATGGAAGGGATCCTTGAACGTTACCAGCGTTACTCGTTTGATGAAAAAGCCGCACTGGATCCAAATACTGAAGACCAG GAAAACTGGGGTGATGAATATGGGATTTTAAAGTCCAAACTGGATGCACTTCAGAAGAGTCAAAG GCAACTCTTAGGTGAACAATTGGACACACTAACAACGAAAGAGCTCCAGCAATTGGAACATCAACTAGAACATTCTTTGAAGCATATAAGATCGAAGAAG aaCCAGCTTTTGTTTGAATCAATTTCTGAGCTTCAGAAGAAG GAGAAGTCACTTAAAAATCAGAATAGTGTCCTGCAAAAG CTCATGGAGacggaaaagaagaaaattaatGTTGCAGCAAACACTCACCGGGAGgaacaaaatataacaacagCAAGCACATCATCACCAACACCAGTAGCGGCTCCAGAATCCACCCCAACAATAAATGCTGG TCAAAACCAACCTAGAGGATCTGGGGAGTCAGAAGCTCAACCGTCTCCAGCacaagcaagcagcagcaagctTCCACCTTGGATGCTCCGGACTGTCAGTAACACATGA
- the LOC121054943 gene encoding uncharacterized protein LOC121054943, giving the protein MIMASTREVVGGQLNLVKNMASAATATAKPGLAAGYGFVKGHASAAASAVEAAAKPGLAAGYGFVKGQAEAAAADGAVGVGKAGLAIGGVAVAAYFLWPTATGATMNAPGAAGYVISRAAFLANPKLYFHLLRTKGAVAAAAVFA; this is encoded by the coding sequence ATGATAATGGCGAGCACGCGCGAGGTCGTCGGCGGGCAGCTCAACCTCGTCAAGAACATGGcgtccgccgccacggcgacggccaAGCCAGGCCTCGCCGCGGGGTACGGCTTCGTCAAGGGCCACGCATCGGCTGCGGCCTCCGCCGTAGAGGCGGCGGCCAAGCCGGGCCTCGCCGCGGGGTACGGCTTCGTGAAGGgccaggcggaggcggcggcggccgacggcgccgtcggcgtggGGAAGGCGGGCCTGGCCATCGGGGGCGTGGCCGTGGCGGCCTACTTCCTCTGGcccaccgccaccggcgccACCATGAACGCGCCAGGCGCCGCCGGCTACGTCATCTCCCGCGCGGCGTTCCTGGCCAACCCGAAGCTCTACTTCCACCTGCTGCGCACCAAGGGCGCcgtggctgccgccgccgttttCGCCTAA